The genomic window CAGCGTACAgcgtacagcaacaacaactgcactTACAGCTAGAGCTACGGCAGCCACAACTATTGCAAGTGCACGCTTTGGGGGCTACACTTTGCCGCTGCAATTGAAGTCTTTGCCATTGTGGACTTTAATACCCtagcaccaacacacacacatacacgaatacatttaaacatacacatacatacatgcatacatacaaacctaTAAGCCAAAGCTACGAGTACTTGAGTTGCAAACCATGGCGTATTGTTTTTTTcctgatttgttgttgttgttgtaactgtcATTGTTACTACCATTGCGGGGCTGTGTGTTGCGATTGTTGCCATTGTTATTACTGACGATTGCAATCAAACATTGCAATGAATCGCAAAAGCACTGCAGACTGGCCTTTAGCTAGTGGTGACGGTGACGGTGACGGCGGGGGTGTAGCGGTAAAGTGCGAATTTAGACATGTTCGGGGTTGTAATACTTTTCGCACATATCCACATGCATTTGCCATGTATTTTGCGTGTATTTGAGTATGCTTATGCAGTTGCATGTCGAGATTCATCTCAGCAATTTATGCAACCACACACCAGCCATCCATCGATAGGCGGGTTCAATGCGCAACATCCGTTTGGTTTGTTTTgcatcgttttgaaatttcacaCAATTGATACTCTAATTAAATGGAAGAACAAACCGAAAGCAATTACAGTTGAGTAGACGAAAATGCAGCAGCATTAAAGGCAACCAAGGCAGTGTGTTGGCCAACACTCGTTGGTAAGTTGttcggttaggttaggtaagcgtcgctaaaaataaaagcaagaaTAACGTTCACTTCGCTTGCAGTGaatctataatacccttcacaaatgcaaaatatttcttacaagaacttggttttgatcgatcagtttgtatggcagctatatgctatagtcatgcGATCAAAACAATTTCCTCGAAGATTACATCGTTGACTAAGACATTGACCCATGACAAATTTCACGAAAATATCTggtctaataaaaaagttttccatacaagcactttattccgattgttcagtttgtgtgacagctatatacCATAGTCTTTCGATATTTACTATTCCGACAAATtaacagcttcttggagagaaaacgacgtgtgcaaaatttcaaatccatatctcaaaaactcagggactagttcgcatatatatagacagatagacggaaatgactaagtcgactcagctcgtcatgccgACGATATTTGAGACTTTATTTGTGGTTCGATTCAAACCTGCACTTTCTCGTTTTTCTAAGGTAAACATCTTATAATAATATCTTCTGAAACATAGTCGTTGAAAATTATTCCAAACATATCCGAAAATATAGCCACTGTTGGCACCAGACTGTCTTCTCTTGTACAGTGTTTTGGATTCAGTTCAGAATTATCATCCCGTTGTTCTGTTTGGTCACATGTGAGCCAAATTTATCCAAAACGTTGCTTTTACGGTTTAAGCCTGGTTACTATCTCGTAAACCCTGTCACTCCAAGTCATTCTGTAACTGATGCTTTTGGGCTTCCACTGCGTCCGTCGAATTCGATTCATTTACTGCACGGACTTTGGCAATGCACATTTGATTAGTTtccctaaattttttttatctttgaaAATTGCCCGACAGCTTTAAGATTGCTTCGAGATTGAACGTTTTCATCGAGGTcgattttcataagtttttctCGAGACGAATTTTTCACCGGAAAAATCATTGGGTATAGACAGGAACAGGCAGGAATCACTTGGTACCAGGTCTAAACTATAAAGtggatgcataaaaatattccaaCCAAACTCCTGGATCTTCTGGCGAGTCAAATTATAGCGTGGCGTTTTCCTGGTGGAATACAATTCGTCTTCTATTGGCAAAATCTGGTCACTTCTGGGCAATTTCTTACTGCAAACggtccaattgttgacagtatAGGTCCAAATTGAAAGTGTAGTTAAAGAAGAGCAACTCATAGTAGCTAATTCTCTaacaatcccaccaaacatatAAGAACCTCTTCCTGACAGTTCATCCTCTAGCGTTGCTGCTGTTTGCACAGACTCACCTCCATTCGACCGTGATCGTTTTTCTTGACGTTGTCGCCAGTAAACATCCGATTCAGGAATGCATCGATTTTATTGCGATTCAGCAGCGGTTGACGGGTGGATTTTTTATGTTAACTCGTGTAGCACCCAGACATCAAGATAAAATAGTTCGAAAATACGGTCTGACATTCAGGATAAGGGGTTACAAGGATTTTCTCAGGTAAAAACTagcatttttcaacaatttttaaaattttttctcacataacaatgaaatattttatcaaaatttttttattgttacaaacatatacaattaaaaaagaaattatgaaatttttggaaaacaatattttaaactcggcgaTTACGACGCCATTTTCGGTGACCACTCGGAAAAAGATGCGACCGCGTTGGCAAGATAACTCTTTACAGGAACATATAAAGTGACAAAATACGCGTTTTAGCTAAAACCTTAAcatagaacttggacgaagaaaaaaaactgaaaattgaattattggcagacatttttacaggaaaactaaaatttcagtgaaaatttcgtatttttttcaaatagttataatcgaaaataaatccttcgtccaaggctttaagaattgtatttcaaagaccAGTGTAAAATTTCCTAAAGATcgattgagtagttctcgagaaatcttgccaactgaattcaaaaacacagtttcgagaaaacgcgtttaaaaacggCACACTCAGACTCGTGCGCACAAGTTCTAAAGGCTGTAACTCCGAAACTACTACTtggatcaatttgaaaatttcggaCAATATACTAGagatgttgtaaaatttaataacacaaTAAAAAAGTTCGATTGTTTAAAACCGGTAAATTCATGTATCCCCTTATTTCAAGTACCACCCAGACATGAAGATAATATAAATTTAGCAATTACCTCATaaccaaaaaaaactttaacatttCTTGTTGACTTggcatatattaaaaaaaacataaactgaAAATGCGATcacaattatttttctaaagtaGTGAACTAATGCTCCTTAAcctaaaataaacttaaattaaactTAACTATGCGAGTATAACAACTTAAATCAGAGCTATCTGGAGTTTGATGGCTTCGCCGCGTGGTCGTCGtcttgaatttaaaatttagacgATATGTTGAGTTATTTCAACATCCCTTTCCTACAGCCAAGTGCTTGGATTTGTTTGTGATTTCATTGTTTTGTGACACTCCTTAATCATTTCAATTTTCTCCGTTAATTCCTCCTTAAAATCCACCTGTCGATTTATTGCCATCAAATCGGCGCCTCCGTAGTTGTCGAGATTCTTCATGTTTTCGTTAATTAGCTTTTCGGTTAGCTCCACTTTTGATTTGATGCGACGTACTACCCTCGGGTTTGGACGACGTAGTTCCTCATTATAAAGAAATAGTTGATAGGGTAGTGTGGACTTTTCGATATTTTCACCCATTTTTGTGTAAACTGGTTGGAATATTACTTGAATATGAGTTTCTGAGTTCTCAGATGCGTTGACTGCTCCTGTGTCTTCCTAATCTGGCGACTGAATGATCCTTAAATCAAACTGTCAGCGATTTTATACTCACATCCTTTATCATCCCAAGGAAAAACTTTTGTCTCAATGACACAGTTTTacctttaaacaatttttgttttacctTTAAATAAACGAAAAGGCTTAATGAAGTCTGTAAATTGCGTCAAGTTTAGACTACCTGTTGCAACCTTTTTGCCTAATTATTGTAAGTCCCCTAAGTACGGGTGTAAACAAAGATTGTTTATGAAAGGTTTGACGTAAACTTAGGTAACACATGTGTTATAGTGTCACTACAAGGTCAGTCAAGGGATTATGCAGATATATCttgaaacaataataaaatcaattctGAAATGTATCCAAGATAACAAGATTATATGTTTTGACAACTTCATCATAATAACGGCAACAAGTTTGCAATTCcttttgttttaagaaattcTAGAAATGTTTTAAAGAATTATGAAACCTGTACCTATATGTTTCTCCCAAAGTTCTTCATATGTTTTTGGTGTCAATGATTTTCGTAAGAAACGCATTTAAGTAAagacttttgatatattttagcTTTTATGAGAGATTAGGCATGTTGTTAATTATCATTAGAAGTAAAAATATAGATCCCTCTTGCTCAATTGGTGTTAGAtgcgccattttgatacactatcgTAAGACCTTGCTTCGTTACAGGTTTCTTCGGGTGAAAAAcaaccttttttcaacaatttgtttctcatattttacaaacatacacattaacacaaaaattctaaactttttggaaaaaaaaaaatattttaaatccggtcattgcgacgccatttccggtgacccctcggaaaaagatGCGACCTTGTTGgtaggataactccttacaggatcatctaaagtggaaaaaatacgagttttatgtaaaaccttaacttagaacgaagaaaaaaaattaaaattgaatttttggcaaacattttttcacaataaatatgaaaattttagtgaaaacttTGCggctatttttgaaatatgtagtTGTAAtcggaaaaaagaaaaaatcattcGTCCAAGTCTTAAAAAAAAGGTATTTCTAAGACATGTTGataatttcatgaagatcggcttagtagttctcgagaaatcttgccaatcgatatcaaaaacacagtttcgagaaacaCGAGTTTAACGCGTTAAAACACTTATCTTAGCTAGACTCgagtgcacaagttctcaaggccgtatctccgaaactgtatctcggatcaacttaaaatttaggataatattctagaggtgttttagaatttaatatggcaagaaaaaaatcgatttttttaaacccaTAAACTCTTGTAACGCCTCAAACCATTTGTTGCTCTCAATGAAACTACTTACGTATAtctgttatgtttttttattaatagacATTCATTCACTCTTGGAACCTATTTAAGATAGAGCTGGACATTGACAGAGAAAGTATAGAACAGTTTCCTTACTCCCTTCGACTTTACAGCTGCGCGCCAAATTTTGTTGGAGGGTATTCCCATTTGTAACGCATGTTTTCCAAATGACCAAAGCCCCGTTATAGTAGCTTTAAGTCTGTTAATCTTTTCCTGGACCTATGTAATAAGTCTTTAAATTTTGTCTTGCAGTAGTTTGGCCACAACTGTTTCGCTATCATGCATTTGGTTGTATAGTTCCGTTTATACTGagctaattatttaaattgtgtTTCGAGTTCCCTTTTGATCATATCTAGCGGAGTATCCTTGGATTCGTTTACAGAGGCTCCTgactttgccaactcgtctggtTTATCGTTGCCGAAAGTTTTTCAATAACAAGAACCCAAATGATGATCAAGCAGTGCCAGTGAGCTGAAAGCCTTCTGACATTTGTTTGCTAAGCTGGAATTAATTTTTGACGACGGAAGAGCTAGTAGTGCCGCAAGGCTGCCTGCACAATGATAACATGAAATAATGTTTGAACATTTGCTCGTTTTCGAATTACTCATGGACTCGGCAGCTTTCTTTATGTTTGATGCCTCTGGTCATCAAAAGCTCAGAAATTGTTTTCACAAATAGAGGCCTCCAAACCGCTCACAGTGTGACTTAATGCAAAAGATATCATGAagacatacatacgcacatacatatacatatactacaatTGTCGTTGCGGCTGCCGACAGTTGTCATTCAAGCGGAGCATCTTATTTCTCAATAACTTGATTTAACTACCATATAACCGATTTCtagcaaaaattaacaaaaatcaaCAGACAATCAACACATCGGTGtatattacaacaaaacaacaataacaaagcggGGAAAACGTGCAACAATGATAACAACTGTGTACGTAAACACCTGCTGTTAGGCGACATGTGCCAGCGTTTCCAGCTAAATCTTCCTAATGCAATTGAGAAAATGCTGTTTAACGGTTTCTTGTGTGGCTCAACTACTTAAGTGGACACATTGCCCGATGCGTCCGATGTCCGCTTGTGTGTGCCACATTGTTGTGGCAATATAAAAGTAAGTTTTTATCATTGCCACCAGTTGAAAAGTTgcctggttgttgttgttgtcacagcAGCTCATTTCAAAATTGCATATTGATTGTTGGCGTTAATTTTCTAAATGGCAAAATCGCTATCTTCAGGCGCATCGTGCAACAGCCGCTTGTACGCTGATTGTGCCGCAGAAAGTTGCAAGAGAAAATGCAATGATAATTGTTGATTTATGGCCGTGTGCACATTGTATTAATTCGATATGAAGGCTAAGTATGTGTAGACTATGCATTATAGACAATATCTGTAATGTGGCTATGACTTTCTGGCGCAAGCGGATAAGTGGCACGACCGATTTCACCCGCATAAGTCTACTTACGATACGTTAGGTGCCTCTCAATGatagaatttttgtatttgaaactattataaacaaaaaatattaagactttgtttaaatatttaaaattctttcTTTATTCTTCACAACCTATGTCATATCCCTTAAACTAAGACCACTTGTCCCAATACACCCGTCCCAAAGTTTTTCCAATAgccaaaaaagttgttttttccGGAATAGACTTCAATTCGCTTAGTGATTCAcgcttaatgtcttcaattgactcaaaacggtttccatggagcagtcgtttgagtttgttgaatagccagaagtcacacagagctaaatcaggcgaacacGCActttattggttgaaaatttggcgaaaaagtCACTAAGAATTAATGCAGTATGCGAAGTTGCAGTATCGTGGTACAAAGACTAATTGTTatcggcctctttttacgaatagcttcgcgcaaacgacgcattatactcaaatagtattccttgttgacaatttggccaatcgaaaggaattcggagtgcacgacacctcgataatcgaacaAAACTGTCACTGTGACCTCGATTTTTGGCCTGCTTTGACgttgttttttcggcttcggctcacctttgccatgatattcagacgattgatcatctgtttccagattgtaagcatagatcaaagacccatcgccagtaataatacgtttcgtGACGTCCTgtggtcggaaagcattgtcTCACAGACGTTAAaccgacgctgtttttcgaaaaagttgagtgattttgaaactaatcgggtgctttcacttttcttacaCCCAAATGggctttcaaaatggttttcactgatctttccgataatccaacaatgccagtaagatcCCTGACTGTTAATTttcgattctcaagcacaaattcttttatattattGACGTGCTTGTCATCAGTTGaggttgatggccgtcctggaggtggttcgtcgtcaacgcgttttcgacattctttgaataatttgtaccaatcaagaacacttgctcgcgacaaacaattatcaccgaaggccgaCTTCCGACATTAGAAATTTGATTTCGGACACAAAATTTAACTGAACTTCTTTGTCCAATAATTTCACTCAAAGAGGAAAGAACAAGGCATTTGGCACGGAGTGACTCCTAATTTGTTGTAACTGGGTTGGTTTCGTCACAATTAgagctgacgcttcgctgacagctttccttTTATCAGAGGTctgacacatacatagatatatgctGACAAGTTTGCACCGTAAAACTAGCGCCGAGTGTAGGTTTTAACCTTTtccttatatttaaataacggGAACAAATACCTGTTCAGATACTTCTATGCTCATGAAATTGGCACAGATATTTTCTGAAACATTCATCCCCGGTCAGTAAATGGCTGAAGTGGAAATTCAGATCCCCAAGTCGTCTGTTCATCTACAAATGAATGTCTGATATCAGACTGTGGGTCAAGGATCCTTTTGATGAGTTTTTCCACCACATTGTAATTTCTTAGTTCTTCTCATTCTTGATGTAATCGCACGAATTCTCCCCTTTGGATGTCATTGATCGGCATGCTGGCTCTTTTTGGAAAGCACTTACgtaaatattatttgcattGCAGAAAGCTTATGCCTGCATCCATATTGCTGCCGCATATAATATAACCGATCTGTCAAAATTATGGCATCTgcattttgggatgcgcatgaaaaaatgtgtattgactaccttgaaaaaggaaggaccatgAACAGCGACTACTACCTAGCATTATTGGATTATTCGAAAGATTAACGGCCGTATTtgaacaaaatgaaaatgtttttttaacgatgacaatgcaccgtgtcactaGTCAGTGAAAACGCTGACAAAAGTCGATCAATTGGGCTTCGAATGGCTTCCGCATTCACAGTATTCTCCATATCTGGCCTCCAGTGactatttcttgttctcagaaCTCGAAAGAGCGCTAGCAGAGAAGAAATTTTCATGGAATGAAGAAGTGATAGCCAAAACTGagacttatttttgttttatttttcaattgaactgttttgtatatttatatttatatttatatattatttattatattttatttgcttaaccTGCCCTGTACGCCAAGTGCTCCTTaaagtttagtttttagttCAATATCCCTGCAAGATACTTCATCTGTGGCTGTGATATCAGCCTATGGTCCAGACCCTATGGTCAgggattttttatttgattttcctGTGCTAATGAGCAAGACTTCTGTTTTCTCTTCACCAGCTCCAGACTCATAGAATAAAAACATTGGCATATACCATTTATGCAATCATTGCATTTGATTTGGACGTCATCTAGCTGTCTAGACACAGCTTGCACTATGAAGTTATAAGCTGAATCGGatctaaataaaaacatttcacAACAAAATGTTATGAAACGAAGTtagtataatttaaaaaatatgtttcaatgaaatattcaattgaaaaaattcttaaaaaaataaaataaagtatacatcgtcacctaaaatgcaaaataacgtaacNNNNNNNNNNNNNNNNNNNNNNNNNNNNNNNNNNNNNNNNNNNNNNNNNNNNNNNNNNNNNNNNNNNNNNNNNNNNNNNNNNNNNNNNNNNNNNNNNNNNTGAATGGAGTTAAGTTAGCTTcgagagaagcctgtgaaaattacttgtcgcagtttttcgccgagaaaccagaaaagttttacactgatggaataatgtctctagcggaaaaatggcaaaaagtggcaaaaaggTATACACAAGTATATTTGCTTCATTCaagttcattataaaaaaataagttgaattttgattagaaatacgaagatactttttcgactaccttacatatatataaattttacttttttctggtttttttaCTCTGGAATATAAGTAATCCACATAAGTTATGTTAGTCTGGCAGGCTAATGAGCGACGTCATAGGCCAGTGTAGGTCCTTAGCGTTAACTGATAAAGTGTCGTAACGTTATAAAGTTTTGCACTCAGGTGGATTGTTTCACGCCCACATAATTGTAAAAACTTAGTTTTGTGTGATATAATTCGAACTCGTAAGCTTCAAAGATAGTGGAGAGTGGTATTATTTACGACACTTTGAAGGTATAGACGCATAGAAcgcttatttttcaaaatcaaactgagacttaaatatatttgacatttcgtttaatttttttacacatcTACATTTACATATTCTCATAATACTGCAATACTCGTTTCGCGCTCAGCAATTTGCATTGACGAAGAGGCCTTCACATTTCCATATTTGTGCACATACACTATACACAACCACACTAACATATTTATTAATGCTTTTATATGGATTTTAAACTGTGTTTAAGTAAAATATgcagttttaagttttttttaatttttgtttttgtttttttgcattgATATGGCGAATTTGAAACACGCGTTTAACTGGTTCTATAAGCTGGTGCTAGTGTGTGCCGCGATGTGTGTGCAACCAACACACATGCAATACtgaacttttaattaaataacaaagCAATGGAAAAGCAAAAGTTATACGAAGTAGTGAAAGATAAGTGGGGAGCGAGCAGCAAGAAGAGGAgtaggaaattaaatttataattatgtacTGTAGAACTTGTACTTTTCCCTTGAACAAATACAAGTTGTCGGCGTGCAAACTAGTTGTCGGTGACTATGCGAGCTGCCTTTGCTGgtgttttctttgttctgatAAATTCTTGATTTCTTGTTTGGCGTGCGTGAGTCAATGacaaaaagaacaaaagcaCCATtctacagatatacatacattctttATTCTTTATAAGATTATGAATTTTATTGTGCAAAGGTTATCCACATGCGCACattcatacaagtatgtatgtgcagaAAAAATGCTGGTAATGAAAGAAGCTCGATGTCACGTGCCAGTTGTTGCGCGTCTAGCTAGTGCTAAGCTCATGTTACTGCTTACATAGGCAATTACAtaaagcatttttatattttattataataaaacttaCAATTACACGCTAAAGGCTTACGGCTAGCCGTTCGTGATTCCTCACTTACAAACATTTGCGCAACTAAAGGCCTAATTGCAGCTCATTACCTCACTTCATCTCAATCTCCAGCAGGCAGCTTATATCAGAGCTTGCATTGCATGATGGAATGACTTGCACGAAGCTCTCTTCTAGACATAGAACTTCGCAGTttacaattatttcattatttttcactAATCTTTGCTTAATTAATTTGGTGAAGTTCATgaaaaattgtgataaaaatttcataattttatttttatgaaaaacaagaaaaacgttaacttcggttgcaccgaagctaaatacctttcacaggtgcatttctgttagtaactacatatgtgttcagtttgtatggaagctatatgctatagttaaccgatctgatcaatttcttcggagattacattgttgctttagaaaataatatataccaaatttcgtgaatatatcttctcaaatgtgaaagttgtccatataagaacttgattccgatcgttcagtttgtatggcagctatttgttatagtggtccgatatcggcagtgccgacaaatgagcagcttcttgaagagaaaatgacgtttgtaaaatttcaaatcgatatcttaaaaactgagggactagttcgtatatatacagacggagaaacagacagacggacatggctaaatcgactcagctcgacatactgatcatttatatatatactttatggggtctccgacgattccttctgggtgttacaaacttcgtgacaaacttaatacaccttgttcagggtataataaatgaaatcacCATGCTTGATGCAcccattatttgtatatatttacataacttCAATTAGTAAGCTTAACGACGGCTAAATACTTAGAATTAAAATTTAGGGAAATTAATGAGAAATATTATAATAGTCACTGCATGCATCGCTTGACTGGCTTAAGTGAATGATGATAACGGATAAGAGATTTGAAGTGTTGCCCGATTTTATTAGACAGTTTTTATTTAGAAGTAAAGCCGCGACTAGTTCGAATGGCATTTAGGACCGTATCTCTACAATATAGCGGCGAATATTCTCTTTTAAGGCGATAATCctcacaaaaaattgtttagtggcgttaaatcgcacgatcttAGATCGTCCTTGGCACATGCCCACTACGCAAGATAAGTTTTCTTCAGTAGATTGATTGTTTCATTATCGTCGTATTGTTGGAACTGAAGGTCGTGCTATTAACAGCCTCCAATTCATATACGAGAAAGTCTTTAATCACGGCTCTATATGAATTAGTTATTGACGGTAATAGTATGATCTGCTTCATTTTTGGAGAAATGTTGACCAGGTAATCACTCTGCCCATATAGCACACCAGACAGTGACTTTTTAAGAATGTAATGAAGTCTCAAAAGGAAGGTCTCTCATACAaggcttttgttttattttctttggggCGCTTTGGTGGCGGTTCCCAAACCTAGCGTAAAATCCTGAGGAATGATGaatcgccttctcactttagctcgtcttctaacagatgttctttggctactcagaagatacttggtttaagaccagaagtcgtgagctgcttcaaccatatgtaaaataatcgtttctggccactaccaAGTAAAttgcgctcagagaactttcgtcaattgcgtgaacttctacacatgactccatcctctctaagtcactcattattcccgttgttgttgttgtttttgtagcgaAAGAATTCTGcc from Bactrocera tryoni isolate S06 chromosome 5, CSIRO_BtryS06_freeze2, whole genome shotgun sequence includes these protein-coding regions:
- the LOC120777600 gene encoding uncharacterized protein LOC120777600; the encoded protein is MGENIEKSTLPYQLFLYNEELRRPNPRVVRRIKSKVELTEKLINENMKNLDNYGGADLMAINRQVDFKEELTEKIEMIKECHKTMKSQTNPSTWL